The following are encoded together in the bacterium genome:
- a CDS encoding cbb3-type cytochrome c oxidase subunit 3, with translation MASSVVGTIATVVLFVAFIGLCIWAFSPGQKRRWQESAELPFLGDDDKPSDPSSPERRRS, from the coding sequence ATGGCCAGCAGCGTGGTGGGTACGATCGCGACGGTGGTGTTGTTCGTCGCGTTCATCGGCCTGTGCATCTGGGCCTTCAGCCCGGGTCAGAAGCGGCGCTGGCAGGAATCGGCCGAGCTGCCGTTCCTCGGGGACGACGACAAGCCGTCCGACCCGTCGTCGCCCGAGCGGAGGCGTTCATGA
- the ccoO gene encoding cytochrome-c oxidase, cbb3-type subunit II, which produces MAAVEQPLVERNIGIMGILIFIVVSFAGLAEIVPLLAGTQVNEPIEGVRPLEPLALEGRDIYIRDGCHVCHTQMIRPLRAEVERYGHYSVAGESVYDHPFLFGSKRTGPDLARVGGRYSDEWHRIHLLNPRDLVPESNMPAFPWLATNTVDADRTADKMRALRVVGVPYTDEQIDGARAAVDGHTEMEALIAYLQQLGLALKGRP; this is translated from the coding sequence ATGGCCGCTGTCGAACAGCCACTGGTCGAACGCAACATCGGGATCATGGGGATCCTGATCTTCATCGTCGTCAGCTTCGCGGGGCTGGCCGAGATCGTCCCGTTGCTGGCGGGAACGCAGGTCAACGAGCCGATCGAGGGGGTGCGGCCGCTGGAGCCGCTGGCGCTCGAGGGGCGCGACATCTACATCCGCGACGGCTGTCACGTCTGCCACACGCAGATGATCCGGCCGCTGCGCGCCGAGGTCGAGCGCTACGGCCACTACTCGGTCGCCGGCGAGTCCGTCTACGACCACCCGTTCCTCTTCGGCTCCAAGCGCACCGGGCCGGACCTGGCGCGCGTCGGCGGCCGGTACAGCGACGAGTGGCACCGCATCCACCTCCTCAACCCGCGCGATCTGGTGCCGGAGTCCAACATGCCCGCCTTCCCGTGGCTGGCGACCAACACCGTCGACGCCGATCGCACCGCCGACAAGATGCGCGCCCTGCGCGTCGTCGGCGTGCCCTACACCGATGAACAGATCGACGGCGCCAGGGCCGCCGTCGACGGCCATACCGAGATGGAGGCGCTCATCGCCTACCTGCAGCAGCTCGGCCTGGCGCTGAAGGGGAGGCCGTGA